GCAACATAAATTACAGGCTACCCTTAAGTTTTATCAAAACCAGCAAGCCACCCTGAGCGAAGCACAACGCAAACAACTCATGGTGGAGATTCAACGCAGGCGAGCCGACCTGGACAGGTATCAGCTCAATATGCAAACCAAGGTAAAAGAAGAGGAAGGCCGATTGTTTGGTGGGGCGCTCAAGCAGATTAACAGCTTTGTAGAGCAATACGCTAAAGACAAAGGCTATGAAATTGTGTTGGGAACCACCGAGTCTGGTAACTTGATGTACGCCAGCCATGCTTATGACATAACCGACGAAGTATTGACTGCACTCAATAAAAACTATCAACAATGATCTCAAAGATTAAACACACTATGATACTCATTGGCATGGCTTGGCTATATGCTGGTTGTCAGGCAAGTATCGACTCTCAGCGGGCGCTGTACCAATGGGTGCACAACCCCGCCAACGGCATGGTAAAAAGCAAGGAAGTAGGGCTGTATCGCCTCACGATGAAATACCTGCCCCCCGAATTGCAGGCAAGCCGTGGCTTGGCTCGCCAAAGTGCCCAACAAGTAGCTGGTCTGTTGAAGTCAGGTCGGGACAATCTGACATTTGTTTTAAACCTGTCTCTGGTAAGTCCATCGGGTGGGCAAGACATTATGTACCAAGAGGTGAGCAGTTATGCCGCCTATAAAAAACGGGCGCTGGACATGAACTTCAATATGGCAAAGTACATCGCCATAAAAGCGGATGGCAAAGAAATTAGCCCCAGCATTGCCCACCTGGAAAACACCTATAGTTTGACCCAAGGGCGCAATATCGTGCTGGTATTTGACCGTAAGCAAGTGCCTCAGAGTGCCCAAAAGCTGGACATTACTTTTACCGACCAGCTCTTTGGTACGGGCATCCACCACTTTGTATTTCACCAAAAAGATTTAGACAACTTACCTCAGGTTACTTATCTGGGGAAATAAAACCAACAGACGTGATGAAACGCCAAAAAATGAAAAAGATCAAGCAAAAAATCATCAGATGTATGGCCGTGTTTCTGGCGGTAAACATACTGATAGATACTGTATTTGCCACCCTGGCACTGGCGCTTACTTCGGGACCTTCGTCTCCTGAGTTTGCCAGTTTCGAGCCGGTAGCTACCACCAATATGGTCAATACCTTTACGGGTGATTTTACCTACAATCTGCCCGTATTTCAGATTCCCGGACCCGATGGAGGGGGCTATGCCATGTCGCTGGCTTACCACAGTGGAGCCAACTCAGAAGAAGAAGCCTCATGGGTAGGGTATGGCTGGACGCTCAACCCTGGTTCTATTAACCGCAATGTGCGTGGTTTTCCTGATGACTATAAGGGGGTGCCCGTCAAACAGTTTAACAAAATTCCGGTAAACTGGACGGCAAGTGCTACCCTGGGTACTGGGCTGAAATATTTTGGCAAGAAAAAGTTTAAAATACCCACGAAAATACCTAGCCCAAGAAGACCAAAGCCTTCTATAAGTTATACAGAGTCTGAAACAATACCAGATATAAACCAGGTCAAGTTGAGCCTGAATTATGCCCGTACCTTGCGCTACAACAACTACACTGGTTTGATGTCTTTTTATGGCATTGGCGGCAGTGCTTTTGGGTTTGCCAACCTTGGGATGAAAAAAAGTGCCAAGGGACGTACCTGGAACGCGAAAGTTAACCCACTAAAAGCATACTTTAAAATTAAAAAGGGCTTTGGAGTAAAGGCTCTTATATATGAGGCTGATAGATTCATGAAGGTTACTAGTCCCAGCGTAATGGGATATTTGGTAGGTGCATCAGGCTCACCTTTTAGTACCAAATATGGTTTATACACCTTTAGCGAGCGCATAAAAAATGTAAGCACTGAACGTTATAGTTCAGCCAATTTTAACCTGGAGAGTGGAGTGACAAAGACTCCAGGAAACGTGCCCGTAGGTTTTGATGTAACCACCAAAGGAGCTTTTAATGTGTATGCTCACCAGGAAAAAGACAACAGTAAGGTAAATGGCTACATGCACAGTGTAAGCGGGCAAGATCAGCGCAACGACTATTACGTAGAAAAAAGCACTCCTTATAGCGAAAGAGATGTATACTTGGGCATTCCGTTCAATAATGCCGACCAGTTTATGGTCAACGGTGAAGGCATTGGCGGAGGGTTTCGGTATTTTCAAAAAAAACTGGGGCACTTTTTACCTCAGGAAGCCCACAACACTTCGGTAAAAAGAAACCTGGGAGTAGACCTTAACCTAGGAGTAACCGTAGGGATAGGCGTTACGATTGGGTTGGGCGACAGCAAGTCGCAAACCACAGATTGGAAAAAACCAGGTACTACCAGCCAATACGTATTCGACCAACAAGGCGTATTTAGGTTTAATGGCGACAAAGGCGGAAGTGTAGAATATACCACTGGCGGGGCAAATGTACGCAATACCAACTTGGTAAGCGCTGGCATTGCGGGCAATGGCCGCCTTGAGTTATCGTCGGTGGGCAACCTCGACCACACCAAACTTTCCTCCTCGTCTTATATCAATTACCATACTAAAGCCAACCACGGTTTTGACGCTACTCAGGTAACCGGGCTCAACGAAAACGTAACCGTTACCAATGCTACAGCCATTACAGAGCTTAAGGTGACCAACAAAAATGGATTGAACTACGTGTATGGCACGCCGGTGTTTAACCGCAACGTAAGTGCTTTTCAGGTAGACGCCAATTTGCCCGCCACCCAAAAAGACAAAGATCAGTTTTTGATGTATCGTCCTTTTGCCCTAAAACAAGCAGGAAATGAGTACGAGGTAGATGTAGACCATGCAGCGCATGACTATGCCACTGCCAAGGTAGTGGGCGAGGTAAAACCTACGCCTTATGCTACCAATTATTTGCTCACTTCTATTACCACACCCGACTACGTAGAAGTGGGCAACGATGGACCCGACGCTAAAGACTTTGGGGGTTGGACGAAGTTTGACTACCATAAAAAATATGGGGCAGGTGCCAATGGTTGGTACCGTTGGAGGGTGCCTTACAATGGTATGTTCTTTCAGCAAGAAAAAATCTCTGACCGTAAGGGAGCCGTAGGCACAGTGTCAACGGGAGAAAAAGAAGTGTATTACCTAAAAACCATCGAGACCAAAACCCACATTGCGTATTTTGTTACCAATAAAAGCAACAACACCCGTTGGCAAAATGTACAGAGCCCGGTAACCGCCAATTCTCCCTACATTCAGGGGTCGGGCAAAGACCGCAAAGACGGATTGGGAGCCAAACACCTAACGGGTGAAACCGATCCGGCGGCTGTAAAAGACAACAATGGAGCCCAGGTAAAAGGTGATGAGCGCCTCGAGTACCTGGAAAAAATTGTGTTGTTCTCCAAAAAGCAGCCCGACAAACCTTTGCAAACGGTACATTTTGATTATGACTATAGCCTGGTGCAAAATGTCCCCAACCACGACCATGGACTGTTTCCTCGTCCCAAAGTAAACAATGCGTCGGGCAAACTTACCCTCAAAAAAGTATGGTTTGAGTATGGAGGCATTTCTAACGGTAAAACCAGCCCTTACGAGTTTGTATACAAGTATAAGGTGAAAAACGAGTTTGCCGCCGAAGTTCGCGAAGATTACCCCGACATTATCAACGAAATGAGTGATAAGCACGGCATCAATGCACAAAACCCAGATTATGCCCCTTATTACCTGGGACCCTGGGGCAACATTCAGCTGGATGGCAGCAAACGAAAGAAACTAAAAAAGCCGTGGTTGTATCAAGGAAAGCTCACCGCTGCCCAACACAAAAAGTTTGACCCGGCTGCCTGGCAGCTCAAGCAAATCAAGTTGCCTTCTGGCGGAGAAATTTTGGTACAGTACGAGCAAA
Above is a genomic segment from Microscilla marina ATCC 23134 containing:
- a CDS encoding OmpH family outer membrane protein, whose translation is MKTLYITNLIILVGIIGYLAWKPTHTPTIAYVRSAYLVEKYLGVKEAQRHYQKKLASWQVSSDTLQHKLQATLKFYQNQQATLSEAQRKQLMVEIQRRRADLDRYQLNMQTKVKEEEGRLFGGALKQINSFVEQYAKDKGYEIVLGTTESGNLMYASHAYDITDEVLTALNKNYQQ